A single Methanolobus sp. ZRKC5 DNA region contains:
- a CDS encoding 2-amino-3,7-dideoxy-D-threo-hept-6-ulosonate synthase, with the protein MTDIGKKIRIERIMHRESRNMVIIPMDHGLSDGPIKGLINVADSINKVADGGADAILMQKGIVTHGHRGYGHDVGLIVHMSASTSIARDPNNKVQVCSVEEVMKMGADAVSIHVNVGSETEADQLQTLGTVAEECNYWGMPLLAMMYPRGKDITNPHDSELVAHVARVGAELGADVIKTLYTGDIDTFKDVVQGCPVPVVIAGGPKTNTDKEFLEMIQGAMEGGARGVAIGRNVFQHENPTKITKAITEIVHHKKSVEEALEKLK; encoded by the coding sequence ATGACAGACATCGGTAAGAAAATTCGCATAGAAAGAATCATGCACAGAGAAAGCAGGAACATGGTAATAATCCCCATGGACCATGGATTATCAGATGGACCTATAAAGGGCCTGATAAATGTGGCAGATTCCATAAATAAAGTTGCAGATGGTGGAGCGGATGCAATACTCATGCAGAAAGGAATCGTAACCCATGGACACAGAGGATACGGACATGATGTCGGACTTATAGTCCACATGAGCGCTTCTACAAGCATTGCACGTGATCCAAATAACAAAGTACAGGTCTGTTCTGTGGAAGAGGTCATGAAAATGGGAGCTGACGCGGTATCAATACATGTGAATGTGGGGTCAGAGACCGAAGCAGATCAGTTACAAACACTTGGAACTGTAGCTGAAGAATGCAATTACTGGGGAATGCCACTTCTCGCAATGATGTACCCACGAGGAAAAGACATCACCAACCCACACGACTCTGAGCTTGTAGCGCATGTTGCAAGAGTTGGTGCTGAGCTTGGTGCCGACGTAATAAAAACTCTATACACAGGAGATATCGATACTTTCAAGGATGTAGTACAGGGTTGTCCGGTACCAGTAGTGATTGCAGGTGGACCAAAGACAAACACAGACAAGGAATTCCTTGAAATGATCCAAGGTGCTATGGAAGGCGGTGCAAGAGGTGTCGCAATTGGAAGAAATGTTTTCCAGCACGAGAATCCTACAAAAATTACAAAAGCCATAACAGAGATAGTGCACCATAAAAAGTCAGTTGAAGAAGCACTGGAAAAACTGAAATAA
- the aroD gene encoding type I 3-dehydroquinate dehydratase, translating into MVKIGTFDLDEKPAIVSVIDDDPAESAKAANWLGANVLELRLDLLNFSDLEEAKRTIERIKANTKLPCIATNRLQTDGGKWEGSEDERIAILTDILPFVEAIDIELSADADQRSKLINAAKAAGVTVIVSAHDFNTTPSVEEMKETLTSAHEAGADIAKLAVMAQSKQDVLDVLQATADMDKPVCTIAMGEIGKHSRIVAPCYGSRLTYGAIAKAVAPGQIKIHELKSAMEILF; encoded by the coding sequence ATGGTAAAAATTGGGACGTTTGATCTTGATGAGAAGCCTGCCATCGTTTCCGTGATAGACGATGATCCGGCAGAGAGTGCAAAAGCTGCAAACTGGCTGGGTGCCAATGTTTTGGAATTGAGACTTGACCTTCTCAATTTTTCAGACCTTGAAGAGGCAAAGAGAACTATTGAGAGGATCAAAGCCAACACTAAGCTTCCGTGTATTGCAACCAATAGATTACAAACTGATGGTGGCAAGTGGGAAGGCAGCGAGGATGAAAGGATTGCAATATTGACAGATATTCTTCCTTTTGTAGAAGCAATTGATATAGAGCTCAGTGCAGATGCAGACCAGCGCAGCAAACTCATCAATGCAGCAAAGGCAGCCGGAGTAACAGTTATCGTTTCAGCCCATGATTTCAACACCACTCCTTCTGTTGAGGAAATGAAGGAGACACTCACCAGTGCCCATGAGGCAGGTGCCGATATTGCAAAACTGGCAGTCATGGCACAATCAAAGCAGGACGTGCTTGACGTACTTCAGGCAACTGCAGACATGGATAAACCTGTGTGCACTATTGCAATGGGCGAAATTGGAAAACACAGTCGTATAGTTGCACCATGTTACGGATCACGCCTGACATATGGCGCAATAGCAAAGGCAGTGGCTCCCGGACAGATAAAGATACACGAACTTAAATCAGCCATGGAGATTCTTTTTTGA
- a CDS encoding PAS domain S-box protein, producing MDKKFEYTILVVDDDPLNVKLLEVFLSRDYVVRAAYSGSEALDIIGSEHIDLVLLDIMMPGMNGYEVCHRIKTSEATRFIPVIMITALSSKDDRIEGLEAGADEFLVKPIDRVEVLTRARSLLKNKQLYDKLTFERDRAQNYLDTAGCMIIAFNKDGTVQLANNKCCQVVGCEESDLIGKNWIEMFVPPDEKDVVLFVFNSIIQGNIDEVRVFENSILTKNKGKRIIHWNNSPFKDLDGNISGILSSGSDVTEERLASMKLKASEEKSRVLFENAADAIIIFDFDCNVIDANLVASDMLGYEIEELLMMTRHDLVAQEHQGTCDEKVAAVIKNKYDRFELTYLKKDSTRVPVEMGVRVIEYNGSNALLSNLRDVSERKFAEKILKESEQKFRLLAENANDVIWTLSPEGKFTYVSPSVFKLRGYTPEEVINQTFDEIFPPEHKNTIVGAINRFYEKLKAGEDHYSETFELEQFHKNGSRVWTEVVANPVYDGDGNFQFFLGVTRDISERKKADEEISLYTEELSQKNEELKSLEKMKNEFLSNLSHELKTPLISIKGYSELVHDEVMGPLNPKQKKAMKTVLDKYDHLSFLMDSLIYMSIVKSGKVDYRLDPIRIEDSLKKVVEYFSFRSQDKDMILLLDFEENLPLIKGDVGYMPYLFRSIIDNAVKFSPNGSKVLIRAFKEEDDVHIMIKDSGIGIPKHESSNIFKRFYQIDGSMSRKYGGSGLGLYVSKTIAEIHGGKIWVESDEGAGTTVHVSFPSYSKSKNQCISK from the coding sequence ATGGACAAAAAATTCGAATATACCATATTGGTCGTTGATGATGACCCTCTCAACGTCAAGCTTCTAGAAGTTTTCCTTTCAAGGGATTATGTTGTACGAGCAGCTTATAGTGGTTCAGAAGCTCTTGATATCATAGGATCTGAACATATTGATCTTGTGCTGCTCGACATAATGATGCCAGGTATGAATGGCTATGAAGTGTGTCATAGGATAAAGACTTCTGAGGCAACACGTTTTATTCCGGTCATTATGATAACTGCCCTGTCATCGAAGGACGACAGAATTGAGGGACTTGAGGCCGGAGCAGACGAATTTCTTGTCAAACCCATTGACAGGGTTGAGGTTCTTACAAGGGCACGTAGCCTCTTAAAGAACAAGCAGCTATATGATAAGCTTACCTTCGAAAGGGACAGGGCACAGAATTATCTTGATACTGCAGGTTGTATGATTATTGCTTTTAACAAGGATGGTACTGTACAACTTGCCAACAATAAATGCTGTCAGGTTGTCGGATGCGAAGAATCTGATCTGATTGGCAAAAATTGGATAGAAATGTTTGTACCTCCTGATGAGAAAGATGTTGTTCTCTTTGTTTTTAACAGTATAATTCAAGGTAACATCGATGAAGTAAGGGTGTTCGAAAACAGTATCCTCACAAAGAATAAAGGAAAAAGGATAATCCATTGGAACAATTCACCTTTTAAGGATCTGGACGGGAATATTTCGGGAATACTCAGTTCCGGCTCAGATGTGACGGAGGAGCGACTGGCTTCAATGAAATTGAAAGCATCTGAAGAAAAATCCAGGGTGCTGTTTGAAAACGCTGCAGATGCAATTATTATTTTTGACTTTGATTGCAATGTTATCGATGCAAATTTAGTTGCATCTGATATGCTTGGTTATGAAATTGAAGAATTGCTGATGATGACAAGGCATGATCTTGTAGCCCAGGAACATCAGGGAACCTGTGATGAAAAGGTGGCAGCAGTAATTAAAAATAAATATGATAGATTTGAGCTCACATATTTGAAAAAAGACAGCACCCGTGTTCCTGTTGAAATGGGTGTAAGGGTAATTGAATATAATGGGTCGAATGCTCTTTTGAGCAACTTAAGGGATGTAAGTGAGCGCAAATTCGCAGAAAAGATCTTAAAAGAAAGTGAACAAAAGTTCCGCCTTCTTGCTGAAAATGCAAATGATGTGATATGGACTCTGAGTCCCGAAGGTAAATTCACATATGTCAGTCCATCTGTTTTCAAATTACGAGGATATACGCCTGAAGAAGTTATCAACCAGACATTTGATGAAATCTTCCCTCCCGAGCATAAGAACACAATAGTTGGCGCAATTAACAGGTTCTATGAGAAATTGAAGGCTGGTGAAGATCACTATTCAGAGACTTTTGAGCTAGAACAATTTCATAAGAATGGATCTCGCGTGTGGACAGAAGTAGTTGCAAACCCTGTTTATGATGGCGATGGCAATTTCCAGTTCTTCCTTGGTGTGACCCGTGATATTTCTGAGCGCAAAAAAGCTGATGAGGAAATCAGTTTGTATACTGAGGAATTATCTCAAAAGAATGAGGAACTCAAATCTCTTGAGAAGATGAAAAATGAATTCCTTTCTAACTTAAGCCATGAACTCAAAACTCCTCTCATTTCTATAAAGGGTTATAGTGAGCTTGTTCACGATGAAGTTATGGGGCCACTCAACCCTAAGCAGAAAAAAGCCATGAAAACGGTCCTTGATAAATATGATCACTTGAGTTTCCTGATGGACTCGCTAATATACATGAGCATTGTCAAATCGGGCAAGGTGGATTACAGGCTGGATCCGATCAGGATAGAGGACAGTTTGAAGAAAGTGGTAGAATATTTTTCATTCCGATCCCAGGATAAGGATATGATACTTCTCCTTGATTTTGAAGAGAATCTGCCGTTAATAAAAGGGGATGTAGGGTACATGCCTTATCTTTTCAGATCCATAATTGATAATGCCGTAAAATTCAGTCCCAACGGTTCAAAGGTTCTTATTCGTGCGTTTAAGGAAGAAGACGATGTTCATATAATGATCAAAGATTCCGGAATAGGTATACCCAAGCATGAATCATCCAATATTTTCAAACGTTTTTACCAGATAGATGGTTCCATGTCAAGGAAGTATGGTGGGAGCGGATTAGGGCTATACGTCAGTAAAACAATAGCAGAGATACATGGCGGCAAAATATGGGTCGAAAGTGATGAAGGTGCCGGAACAACTGTCCACGTATCTTTCCCTTCGTACTCTAAAAGCAAAAATCAATGTATAAGCAAATAA
- a CDS encoding prephenate dehydrogenase yields the protein MKVLIIGGTGEMGQWFTPFFKNHGYEVVVWGSSGKIEIAERMEVEFAHDLDVAISTSDIVIVTVPINITEKVITETAPKMKSGSLLMDFTSLKAGPTEAMKKYAPEGVEILGTHPMFGPSIPSLHGQIFILTPIEGRCDKWFPVMRSLFEDNGAHIEVISPAEHDRFVSVVQGLTHFAYITIGTTFDSLDFSVNESRRFMSPVYDIMLDFVGRILGQNPYLYAYIQMENPEVLKVHDAFMQQCREMSTIVREHNVDGFTTKMKDAAAHFGDTASALRRSDKLINSKIAEFDELIDSIGTERGLKHIYSNIVHVGIVKKVTPRSVILFVGNRLVPLKMENVRLLSTEELKAWKNKILRHHTRDISVLIPQGSKPEAICNVIACNDNIISVRKIDTYIGVKGTDRTSVTYRINITGDSDATRVNDEIVEQLCGIGCKLRT from the coding sequence TTGAAAGTCCTCATCATAGGTGGAACCGGAGAGATGGGACAGTGGTTCACTCCTTTTTTTAAGAACCACGGTTACGAAGTTGTTGTATGGGGCAGCAGTGGAAAAATTGAGATTGCAGAGAGAATGGAAGTCGAGTTTGCACATGACCTCGATGTTGCCATAAGCACCAGCGATATAGTAATTGTCACAGTGCCCATCAATATCACTGAAAAGGTCATCACTGAGACTGCACCAAAAATGAAGAGTGGCAGTTTGCTTATGGATTTCACATCCCTTAAAGCAGGACCAACTGAAGCCATGAAGAAGTATGCACCGGAAGGTGTTGAAATACTTGGCACTCACCCCATGTTCGGACCATCCATACCAAGTCTGCATGGCCAGATATTCATATTAACACCCATCGAGGGACGATGCGATAAATGGTTCCCTGTGATGAGGTCACTTTTTGAAGATAACGGTGCACATATCGAAGTAATAAGTCCGGCAGAACATGATAGGTTCGTGTCCGTGGTACAGGGACTGACACATTTTGCATACATCACCATCGGTACGACCTTTGACAGTCTTGATTTCAGTGTGAATGAATCAAGGCGATTCATGAGTCCGGTGTATGATATCATGCTTGATTTCGTAGGCAGGATACTAGGACAAAACCCTTACCTCTATGCATATATCCAGATGGAAAACCCTGAAGTGCTCAAAGTACATGATGCCTTCATGCAGCAGTGCAGGGAGATGTCTACAATTGTCAGGGAACACAACGTTGATGGATTCACAACTAAAATGAAAGATGCTGCTGCACATTTTGGAGATACGGCATCTGCACTGCGCCGTTCTGATAAACTCATAAACTCAAAAATAGCTGAGTTCGATGAACTGATCGATTCCATTGGTACGGAAAGAGGACTCAAGCACATATATTCCAATATTGTGCATGTAGGAATAGTAAAAAAGGTTACTCCGAGAAGCGTTATCCTTTTTGTAGGTAACAGATTAGTGCCCCTTAAAATGGAGAATGTACGCCTCCTTTCCACAGAAGAGCTAAAAGCATGGAAAAATAAGATTTTGAGGCATCACACAAGAGATATCTCAGTACTTATACCACAAGGGTCAAAACCTGAAGCTATTTGCAATGTAATTGCCTGCAATGACAATATTATTTCCGTCAGGAAAATCGATACGTACATAGGAGTAAAAGGAACGGACAGAACCAGTGTAACTTACCGCATCAATATAACCGGAGATTCCGATGCAACAAGAGTGAATGACGAGATTGTGGAACAGCTTTGCGGCATAGGCTGCAAACTCAGAACATAA
- a CDS encoding 3-dehydroquinate synthase II, whose translation MNNKIIWIKADEGNWDERKAVITTGMESGVDAILVDAVDVDKVKELGNVKVAAFAHNDVEGAEIIVVGKGGEGDGTKPLPPDYGGSLDITTALRLKEKGIKVAGYVIIQNKNYENFAAEMGNVCDYLITIGTDWQVIPLENLIAGLQKKDVKLISGVQTSDEAKLAFETMEHGTDGVMLDTKDLSQIKKTADIAESAGVNNLEIKTAIVTNVESIGMGDRVCVDTCNLMVKGEGMLVGSQANGMFLVHSESEESPYVASRPFRVNAGAVHAYIKVGEKTRYLSELKAGDQVTIVDADGKQRTGVVGRVKIERRPLILVEADLNGKIIKNILQNAETIKLVTKDKEPVAVTDIKVGDEILVHSEDIGRHFGMKIEETIIEK comes from the coding sequence ATGAATAATAAGATAATCTGGATCAAGGCCGATGAAGGCAACTGGGATGAACGCAAGGCCGTAATTACCACCGGAATGGAATCCGGAGTTGATGCCATACTGGTCGATGCCGTTGATGTTGATAAAGTGAAGGAGCTTGGAAATGTTAAGGTAGCTGCCTTTGCCCACAATGATGTCGAAGGAGCAGAGATAATCGTAGTCGGAAAAGGTGGAGAGGGAGACGGAACAAAACCATTACCACCTGACTACGGCGGTTCCCTTGATATTACAACTGCTCTTCGTTTGAAAGAAAAGGGAATCAAGGTTGCAGGATACGTCATCATCCAGAACAAGAACTACGAGAACTTTGCAGCAGAAATGGGAAATGTCTGTGATTATCTCATCACGATAGGAACTGACTGGCAGGTCATTCCACTAGAAAACCTCATTGCAGGACTTCAGAAGAAAGATGTCAAACTTATATCAGGAGTTCAGACATCAGATGAAGCAAAGCTTGCTTTTGAAACAATGGAACATGGCACAGATGGAGTAATGCTCGACACAAAAGACTTGAGCCAGATCAAGAAAACTGCAGATATTGCTGAAAGTGCCGGTGTCAATAACCTTGAGATCAAAACAGCTATTGTCACAAATGTAGAATCCATAGGAATGGGTGACAGGGTGTGTGTAGACACTTGCAACCTCATGGTAAAAGGCGAGGGAATGCTTGTAGGTTCACAGGCAAACGGCATGTTCCTTGTACATTCTGAATCAGAAGAAAGTCCATACGTTGCATCCCGTCCATTCAGAGTCAATGCCGGTGCTGTACATGCTTACATCAAAGTAGGCGAAAAGACCCGCTACCTTTCCGAGCTTAAAGCGGGAGACCAGGTCACCATAGTTGATGCTGACGGAAAACAAAGAACAGGCGTTGTTGGCAGAGTAAAGATAGAAAGAAGACCACTCATCCTTGTTGAAGCTGACCTTAATGGGAAAATTATCAAGAATATACTGCAAAACGCAGAAACCATTAAGCTCGTCACAAAGGACAAAGAACCCGTAGCTGTGACCGATATAAAGGTTGGCGATGAGATACTTGTCCACTCAGAAGATATAGGCCGCCACTTCGGAATGAAGATAGAAGAAACCATCATCGAAAAATAA
- the nth gene encoding endonuclease III — protein sequence MYVEDVVSRLKELYPNGYFHINRDPFYLLISTVLSQRTRDDVTIPTSQRLFSVFATVQEMAGADVDEIQELIRNVGFYRVKAQRIIEISHIILQDYDGFVPDSMDELLKLPGVGRKTANCVLGYAYEQDVIAVDTHVHRISNRLGLVETFEPDETEKELEKVISKQDWKDINGLMVLFGQNVCRPVGPKCGECIMDDICPKII from the coding sequence ATGTATGTTGAAGATGTAGTCTCACGCCTCAAAGAACTGTATCCGAATGGCTATTTTCACATTAACAGGGACCCTTTCTATCTTTTGATATCTACTGTTCTGTCCCAGCGCACCCGTGATGATGTGACGATTCCCACAAGCCAGAGACTTTTCAGTGTCTTTGCTACTGTTCAGGAAATGGCAGGGGCAGATGTTGACGAGATACAGGAACTAATCAGAAATGTGGGTTTCTACAGGGTGAAAGCCCAGCGTATCATCGAAATATCCCACATTATTTTACAGGATTATGACGGTTTTGTACCTGACAGTATGGATGAGCTTCTCAAACTGCCCGGAGTAGGTAGGAAGACCGCCAACTGCGTGCTTGGTTATGCTTATGAACAGGATGTCATAGCAGTAGATACCCACGTACACAGGATATCCAATCGCCTGGGTCTGGTTGAAACTTTCGAGCCGGATGAAACGGAAAAAGAGCTTGAGAAAGTGATTTCAAAACAGGACTGGAAGGACATCAATGGGCTTATGGTGCTGTTCGGTCAGAATGTATGCCGGCCAGTGGGTCCGAAATGTGGTGAATGTATTATGGATGATATCTGTCCCAAGATTATCTGA
- the tpiA gene encoding triose-phosphate isomerase: MSSTLIVLNLKTYLEGTGEGAVKVAKACMEVADESGIEIGVAPQFCDIYRVASQVDLPVYAQSLDPVGAGSFTGHAFAQCVRDAGAVGTLINHSECRLTLANIDASITNAKSVGFKTIVCTNNVATSAAAAALGPNYVAVEPPELIGSGIPVSKADPGVVTGSVEAVKRVNPAVQVLCGAGISKGEDLAAALELGSVGVLLASGIVKAADPKAALEDLVSKV, translated from the coding sequence TTGAGTTCTACATTAATAGTCCTAAACCTCAAAACATATCTTGAGGGCACAGGCGAAGGCGCCGTAAAAGTCGCAAAAGCATGTATGGAAGTTGCAGATGAATCGGGAATTGAAATTGGTGTCGCACCACAGTTCTGTGACATCTACCGTGTGGCATCACAGGTTGACCTGCCAGTTTATGCGCAGAGTCTTGACCCAGTAGGAGCAGGTAGTTTTACCGGACATGCATTCGCTCAGTGTGTCAGGGACGCAGGCGCAGTTGGAACTCTTATCAACCACTCCGAATGCCGTCTCACACTTGCAAACATCGATGCATCAATAACTAATGCAAAAAGTGTTGGGTTCAAAACAATAGTCTGTACCAACAATGTAGCAACTTCAGCGGCAGCTGCTGCTCTTGGTCCTAATTACGTTGCAGTGGAACCTCCTGAGCTCATTGGCTCCGGTATTCCTGTATCAAAAGCAGACCCAGGGGTTGTAACAGGCTCTGTTGAAGCAGTGAAAAGGGTAAACCCGGCAGTGCAGGTTCTTTGTGGTGCAGGTATCTCAAAAGGGGAAGACCTTGCAGCAGCTCTTGAACTTGGTTCAGTCGGTGTTCTGCTGGCATCAGGTATTGTAAAAGCTGCAGACCCGAAGGCTGCACTTGAAGACCTTGTAAGTAAGGTCTGA
- a CDS encoding bifunctional 5,6,7,8-tetrahydromethanopterin hydro-lyase/3-hexulose-6-phosphate synthase gives MLLIGEALIGEAPELAHVDVMVGNKDGPVGQAFANGFTQLSVGHTPLLSVIRPNLPAKPATLIVPKVTVKNMDQAAQIFGPAQAAVSKAVADALEEGAFGDMDIEDIVIVASVFIHPEAKDYNKIYRYNYGAAKLAVKRAIGGFPDMDTVLKEKDRMGHAIMGFKVSRLWNPPYLQVALDNPNLPVILDIVRQIPKSDHVILEAGTPLIKRYGVDVISKLREIRPDAFIVADLKTLDTGNLEARMVADATADAIVVSALAPIATMNKVIEEAHKTGIYAIMDTLNCDDPVAVLKQLDVLPDVVELHRGIDVETSAHAWGSIEDIKALSPKILVAVAGGVRIDTMPDALAAGADVLVVGRAITNAKDVRQVAEKFIEGLNNPEIDQFRVMTDF, from the coding sequence ATGTTACTAATCGGAGAAGCATTAATTGGCGAGGCACCAGAACTCGCACACGTTGACGTTATGGTCGGCAATAAAGATGGTCCAGTGGGCCAGGCATTCGCAAATGGATTTACGCAGTTATCAGTAGGTCACACACCTCTGCTTTCAGTAATTCGTCCAAACCTTCCTGCAAAGCCAGCCACACTTATTGTCCCAAAGGTCACAGTAAAGAACATGGATCAGGCTGCACAGATATTCGGTCCTGCACAGGCTGCTGTATCCAAAGCTGTTGCAGATGCTCTTGAAGAGGGAGCATTCGGTGACATGGATATTGAAGACATAGTTATTGTTGCAAGCGTCTTCATCCATCCTGAGGCAAAGGACTACAATAAGATCTACAGATACAACTACGGAGCTGCAAAACTTGCTGTAAAGCGCGCAATAGGTGGCTTCCCTGATATGGATACAGTACTCAAGGAGAAGGACAGAATGGGTCACGCTATTATGGGATTCAAGGTATCCAGACTCTGGAACCCGCCATACCTTCAGGTTGCACTTGACAATCCAAACCTTCCTGTGATTCTGGACATCGTCAGACAGATTCCAAAGAGCGACCACGTTATTCTTGAAGCTGGTACACCTCTTATCAAACGCTATGGTGTTGACGTTATCTCCAAGCTCAGAGAGATCCGCCCTGACGCATTCATAGTTGCTGATCTTAAGACACTCGACACAGGTAACCTCGAGGCTCGTATGGTGGCAGATGCAACCGCAGACGCAATTGTCGTTTCCGCTCTTGCACCAATTGCAACCATGAACAAGGTAATTGAGGAAGCACACAAGACAGGTATCTATGCTATCATGGACACACTCAACTGTGACGACCCTGTAGCAGTACTCAAGCAGCTCGACGTACTTCCTGATGTAGTTGAACTGCACCGTGGTATCGATGTAGAGACCTCAGCACATGCATGGGGAAGCATCGAGGACATCAAGGCACTCTCACCAAAGATCCTGGTGGCAGTTGCTGGTGGCGTACGTATCGACACAATGCCTGATGCACTTGCAGCAGGTGCTGACGTTCTTGTAGTTGGAAGAGCAATCACCAACGCAAAGGATGTTAGGCAGGTCGCAGAGAAGTTCATTGAAGGTCTTAACAACCCTGAGATCGACCAGTTCAGAGTAATGACCGATTTCTAA
- the aroE gene encoding shikimate dehydrogenase, producing MRTVFGVFGDPIAHSRSPNMHNAAFLELGMECTYHAFRVSPDNLKDALLGAKAMGFGGVNLTVPLKQEALGIVDADPLAKSIGAVNTIDFKHGMKGYNTDGLGAKRTLEEKGVKIDGSNVLIVGAGGAARAIAFQFAKDGASITIANRTEKKAIDLATDVSSVGLASGCGLENLKELIHGSDILVNCTTQGMHPNTERTIATSEYMHSELTVFDIVYNPLETRLLKEAKKAGAKAVSGEMMLVHQGAEAFRIWTGVEPPVDVMKRAVLEGL from the coding sequence TTGAGAACTGTTTTCGGAGTATTCGGAGACCCAATAGCACATTCGCGATCTCCGAACATGCATAATGCAGCTTTCCTGGAACTTGGTATGGAATGCACCTACCATGCTTTCAGAGTTAGTCCTGATAATCTGAAGGATGCACTTCTTGGAGCTAAAGCCATGGGTTTTGGTGGCGTGAACCTCACAGTCCCATTGAAACAGGAAGCATTAGGTATAGTTGATGCTGACCCGCTGGCAAAGAGCATAGGTGCTGTAAATACGATTGATTTCAAACATGGAATGAAAGGTTACAACACCGACGGACTTGGAGCGAAGCGCACCCTTGAAGAAAAAGGTGTAAAAATAGATGGCTCCAACGTGCTTATAGTAGGTGCAGGTGGTGCTGCACGTGCAATCGCATTCCAGTTTGCAAAGGATGGAGCAAGTATCACCATAGCCAACAGGACCGAAAAGAAGGCTATTGACCTTGCAACTGATGTGTCCTCAGTTGGTCTTGCGAGTGGATGCGGGCTTGAGAATCTGAAGGAGCTGATCCATGGCAGCGACATTCTTGTTAACTGCACAACCCAGGGAATGCACCCCAATACAGAAAGGACCATAGCAACATCAGAGTATATGCACTCCGAACTTACCGTATTTGATATTGTTTACAACCCACTGGAAACCAGGCTTTTGAAAGAAGCAAAGAAAGCAGGAGCAAAGGCAGTTAGCGGGGAAATGATGCTTGTCCACCAGGGTGCAGAGGCATTCAGGATATGGACGGGCGTTGAACCACCAGTTGATGTTATGAAAAGAGCAGTACTGGAGGGGCTCTGA